A window of the Streptomyces luomodiensis genome harbors these coding sequences:
- a CDS encoding glycoside hydrolase family 18 protein: MLRPRRLFAALAATCTAVVTATLLAGSAAAGEPQSVGTPTAASQAAGTPTTKAAGDKVVGYFTEWGIYQRNYHVKNIETSGSAAKLTHINYAFGNVTGGKCAIGDSYADYDKAYDAASSVDGQADTWDAGALRGNFNQLRKLKKLHPNLKVLWSFGGWTWSSGFAEAAKNPAAFAQSCYDLVEDSRWADVFDGIDIDWEYPNACGNTCDSSGKDAFKNLMAALRAKFGSSNLVTAAITADASSGGKIDAADYAGAAQYVDWYNPMTYDFFGAWAAQGPTAPHSPLTSYDGIPQDGFNTDAAIQKLKGLGVPASKLLLGIGFYGRGWSGVSQDAPGGTATGAAPGTYEAGIEDYKVLKNSCPATGTVAGTAYAHCGNQWWSYDTPSTIAGKMTYKQQQGLGGTFFWELSGDTSNGELIKSIS; this comes from the coding sequence ATGCTCAGACCACGCAGACTGTTCGCCGCGCTCGCGGCGACCTGTACGGCGGTCGTGACCGCCACTCTGCTCGCGGGCTCGGCCGCCGCCGGTGAACCCCAGAGCGTCGGAACACCCACAGCCGCGTCCCAGGCCGCCGGGACCCCCACCACGAAGGCCGCCGGTGACAAGGTCGTCGGCTACTTCACCGAATGGGGCATCTACCAGCGGAACTACCACGTCAAGAACATCGAGACCTCGGGCTCGGCCGCCAAGCTCACCCACATCAACTACGCCTTCGGCAATGTCACCGGCGGCAAGTGCGCCATCGGCGACTCCTACGCCGACTACGACAAGGCGTACGACGCGGCGAGCAGCGTCGACGGCCAGGCCGACACCTGGGACGCGGGTGCGCTGCGCGGCAACTTCAACCAGCTGCGCAAGCTGAAGAAGCTCCACCCGAACCTCAAGGTACTGTGGTCGTTCGGCGGCTGGACCTGGTCCTCCGGGTTCGCCGAGGCCGCCAAGAACCCCGCGGCGTTCGCCCAGTCCTGCTACGACCTGGTCGAGGACTCGCGCTGGGCGGATGTCTTCGACGGCATCGACATCGACTGGGAGTACCCCAACGCCTGCGGCAACACCTGCGACAGCAGCGGTAAGGACGCCTTCAAGAACCTGATGGCCGCGCTGCGTGCCAAGTTCGGCTCGTCCAACCTGGTGACCGCCGCGATCACGGCCGACGCCTCCTCCGGTGGCAAGATCGACGCCGCCGACTACGCGGGCGCCGCGCAGTACGTCGACTGGTACAACCCGATGACGTACGACTTCTTCGGTGCCTGGGCCGCACAGGGCCCCACCGCCCCGCACTCGCCGCTCACCTCCTATGACGGCATTCCGCAGGACGGCTTCAACACCGACGCCGCCATCCAGAAGCTCAAGGGCCTGGGCGTCCCGGCCTCGAAGCTGCTGCTGGGCATAGGCTTCTACGGACGCGGCTGGAGCGGCGTCAGCCAGGACGCCCCCGGCGGCACGGCGACCGGCGCCGCGCCCGGCACCTACGAGGCGGGCATCGAGGACTACAAGGTCCTCAAGAACTCCTGCCCGGCGACCGGCACGGTCGCGGGGACGGCCTACGCCCACTGCGGCAACCAGTGGTGGAGCTACGACACCCCCTCCACCATCGCCGGGAAGATGACCTACAAGCAGCAGCAGGGCCTGGGCGGCACCTTCTTCTGGGAGCTCAGTGGCGACACCTCCAACGGTGAGCTGATCAAGTCCATCAGCTGA
- a CDS encoding acyl-CoA dehydrogenase family protein: protein MKRSRTPRGGGSTAGRGPASRGCVPCPPACPPGSRPGAPRTGTALRIATDAGQLLGGYGYPADLQVGRVMREVEVARIVEGAKRPPIRCGGASSPACSWAPSRRAGLPAHGRAAHGRVAHERVARE, encoded by the coding sequence GTGAAGCGCTCGCGTACCCCGCGCGGCGGCGGCAGTACGGCCGGCCGAGGGCCGGCGTCCAGGGGCTGCGTTCCATGCCCGCCGGCATGCCCACCCGGATCGAGGCCGGGCGCGCCTCGTACGGGCACCGCGCTGCGGATCGCCACCGACGCCGGTCAACTGCTCGGCGGATACGGCTACCCGGCGGACCTCCAGGTCGGGCGCGTTATGCGCGAAGTCGAGGTCGCCCGGATAGTGGAGGGTGCCAAGAGGCCGCCCATCAGGTGCGGCGGGGCGTCATCGCCCGCATGCTCGTGGGCCCCGAGCCGCAGAGCCGGGCTGCCGGCGCATGGGCGAGCAGCGCATGGGCGCGTAGCGCATGAGCGGGTGGCGCGTGAGTGA
- a CDS encoding HAD-IIIC family phosphatase, with amino-acid sequence MTQGSAVAQPPPIVKCLVWDLDNTLWQGTLLEDGKVTLAAPVRELIAELDGRGILQSVASKNDHDQAWQQLVELGVAEYFVLPRIGWGPKSDAVREIAAELNFALDTIAFVDDQPAELAEVRFHLPEVRCYAAERLPEFSTLPEFSPATVTVDARRRRQMYQAGFQRKAAEAEFQGPSDDFLRSLDLVMDIERATEEQLSRVEELTLRTSQMNATGVHYSLADLRTLLADPRHEVLVTMLTDRFGPHGAVGLELLEKHPGVWNLKLLATSCRVVSFGAGSVILGWLVDQAAHAGVHLVADFRRTERNRMMDIAYRFAGFTDEPCDCRAGLPAPAHQDIRRLHLVPEPQAPSPTMKLNAVSLQGA; translated from the coding sequence ATGACCCAAGGAAGCGCTGTGGCCCAACCGCCCCCGATCGTGAAGTGCCTGGTGTGGGACCTCGACAACACCCTGTGGCAGGGCACGCTGCTGGAGGACGGGAAGGTGACGCTCGCCGCCCCGGTGCGGGAGCTCATCGCCGAACTGGACGGCCGGGGCATCCTCCAGTCGGTTGCCAGCAAGAACGACCACGACCAGGCGTGGCAGCAGCTGGTGGAGCTGGGCGTGGCCGAGTACTTCGTGTTGCCGCGCATCGGCTGGGGCCCGAAGTCCGATGCGGTGCGAGAGATCGCCGCCGAGCTCAACTTCGCGCTCGACACGATCGCTTTCGTCGATGACCAGCCGGCGGAGCTGGCGGAGGTCCGGTTCCATCTGCCGGAGGTGCGCTGCTACGCCGCCGAGCGGCTGCCCGAGTTCTCCACCCTGCCGGAATTCAGCCCGGCGACGGTGACGGTGGACGCGCGCCGCCGTCGGCAGATGTACCAGGCCGGGTTCCAGCGGAAGGCGGCCGAGGCGGAGTTCCAGGGGCCGAGCGATGACTTCCTGCGCTCGCTGGACCTGGTGATGGACATCGAGCGCGCCACCGAGGAACAGCTGTCCCGGGTGGAGGAGCTGACGCTGCGCACCAGTCAGATGAACGCGACCGGAGTGCACTACTCCCTGGCGGACCTGCGCACGCTGCTGGCCGATCCACGCCACGAGGTGCTGGTGACCATGCTCACCGACCGGTTCGGACCGCATGGCGCGGTCGGTCTCGAACTGCTGGAGAAGCACCCAGGGGTCTGGAATCTGAAGCTGCTGGCCACGTCGTGCCGCGTGGTGTCGTTCGGCGCCGGTTCGGTGATCCTCGGCTGGCTCGTCGACCAGGCCGCACACGCGGGCGTCCACCTGGTGGCGGACTTCCGGCGGACGGAGCGCAACCGGATGATGGACATCGCCTACCGGTTCGCCGGTTTCACCGATGAACCGTGTGACTGCCGGGCCGGGCTGCCCGCACCCGCGCACCAGGACATCCGGCGGCTGCATCTGGTTCCGGAGCCGCAGGCCCCGTCGCCCACGATGAAGCTGAACGCCGTCAGTCTCCAGGGCGCCTGA
- a CDS encoding GAF domain-containing protein produces the protein MVNPWLAMASGTDPAERTRAVRRAHEAFLTEGAVGPAVRPVVAESWRRSAHARVAQECKAPIDLADGALDAYRADHPLARVMPLFRELLGGIAYDGAHLLAVCDEQGRLLWVEGHAGVRNRAERMNFVAGARWDERHAGTNAPGTALTVDHAVQIFATEHFNRTVQPWTCAAAPVHDPHTGRLLGAVDITGGDHLAAPHSLALVQATARAAEAQLAAERPRAREPRICLTALGRDEAVLVADGRRLRLGRRHSEIMVLLAGHPEGLSGDRLTLELYGPRADDRSPVTLRAELSRLRRLVGPLLGSRPYRLCAPVRTDLGAAADALAAGDVSTALRTYPGPLLPLSEAPGVCRMRQVLEDGLRRAVLSHGDPELLRHWAQTPWGEDDLEVAEALLTALPADAPGRAGPAARVRRLRELYGLPGEAGYPDGGRYADGARYADGGRYARPASRDATSAQRGRA, from the coding sequence GTGGTCAATCCCTGGCTGGCGATGGCGTCCGGCACCGACCCGGCGGAGCGCACCCGTGCCGTGCGCCGCGCCCATGAGGCGTTTCTGACCGAGGGGGCGGTGGGCCCCGCCGTGCGCCCGGTGGTGGCGGAATCCTGGCGGCGCTCGGCGCACGCACGGGTCGCCCAGGAGTGCAAGGCGCCGATCGATCTGGCGGACGGCGCGCTGGACGCGTACCGGGCGGACCATCCGCTGGCCCGGGTGATGCCCCTGTTCCGGGAGCTGCTGGGCGGCATCGCCTACGACGGGGCCCATCTGCTCGCGGTCTGCGACGAACAGGGCCGGCTGCTGTGGGTGGAGGGGCACGCGGGCGTACGGAACCGGGCCGAGCGGATGAACTTCGTGGCCGGGGCGCGCTGGGACGAGCGCCATGCCGGCACCAACGCGCCCGGGACGGCGCTCACCGTCGACCACGCGGTGCAGATCTTCGCCACCGAGCACTTCAACCGCACGGTGCAGCCGTGGACCTGCGCCGCGGCCCCCGTCCACGATCCGCACACCGGGCGGCTGCTGGGCGCGGTGGACATCACCGGCGGGGACCATCTGGCCGCCCCGCACAGCCTGGCCCTGGTGCAGGCGACCGCCCGCGCCGCCGAGGCCCAACTGGCCGCTGAGCGGCCGCGGGCGCGCGAGCCGCGGATCTGCCTGACGGCGCTGGGCCGGGACGAGGCCGTGCTGGTGGCCGACGGACGGCGGCTGCGGCTGGGGCGGCGGCACAGCGAGATCATGGTGCTGCTGGCCGGCCATCCGGAGGGGCTGTCCGGCGACCGGCTGACGCTCGAGCTGTACGGGCCCCGGGCCGACGACCGGTCCCCGGTGACGCTGCGGGCCGAGCTGTCGCGGCTGCGCCGGCTGGTGGGCCCGCTGCTGGGCTCGCGCCCGTACCGGCTCTGCGCACCGGTGCGGACCGATCTTGGGGCCGCGGCCGACGCGCTGGCCGCCGGTGACGTGTCCACCGCACTGCGGACGTATCCGGGGCCGCTGCTGCCGCTGTCGGAGGCGCCCGGGGTGTGCCGGATGCGGCAGGTGCTGGAGGACGGGCTGCGGCGTGCCGTGCTGTCCCACGGCGATCCCGAACTGCTGCGGCACTGGGCGCAGACGCCGTGGGGCGAGGACGATCTGGAGGTCGCGGAGGCGCTGCTGACCGCGCTTCCGGCGGATGCGCCGGGGCGGGCGGGGCCGGCGGCGCGGGTGCGGCGGCTGCGGGAGCTGTACGGGCTGCCGGGCGAGGCCGGGTACCCGGACGGCGGCCGGTACGCCGATGGCGCCCGGTACGCCGACGGCGGCCGGTACGCGCGCCCCGCCTCCCGTGACGCAACGTCCGCGCAACGTGGCCGCGCCTAG
- a CDS encoding 3-hydroxyacyl-CoA dehydrogenase family protein, whose product MWRWVTVNSRSDTIAVFGAGVMGRSITALALGRGVDVVLVDVSDDILQKARTEIAQQMRHGQFMGAFPDGQAAGTLTTTLSGTDAADAGVVIEAITEDASLKARIMAEISGMLPAGIPVITNTSGIPVAELAKSVRRPEDLAGAHFMNPAYLIEMVEVIRGPQTGDETMAAVRSALERLGKKTVVVRDAPGFVTSRLLHPMINEAVRIVAEGVASVESVDRLMHGCLGHPTGPLRTADLIGLDNLADALRLLAERTGNSTFEPCELLLEKVRRGDLGRKTGRGFYDYGKVLS is encoded by the coding sequence ATGTGGAGATGGGTGACGGTGAATTCCCGATCGGACACGATCGCCGTATTCGGTGCGGGGGTCATGGGGCGCAGCATCACCGCACTGGCACTGGGCCGCGGGGTGGATGTCGTCCTGGTCGACGTCTCGGACGACATACTCCAGAAGGCCCGGACGGAAATCGCCCAGCAGATGCGGCACGGGCAGTTCATGGGCGCCTTCCCCGACGGGCAGGCGGCCGGAACGCTGACCACGACGCTGTCCGGCACGGACGCGGCGGACGCCGGTGTCGTGATCGAGGCGATCACCGAGGACGCCTCGCTCAAGGCGCGGATCATGGCGGAGATCTCCGGCATGCTCCCCGCCGGAATCCCGGTGATCACCAACACCTCGGGCATCCCCGTCGCCGAGCTGGCGAAGTCGGTGCGACGCCCCGAGGACCTGGCCGGGGCGCACTTCATGAATCCGGCCTATCTCATTGAGATGGTCGAGGTCATCCGTGGTCCGCAGACCGGCGACGAGACCATGGCCGCGGTCCGGTCCGCCCTGGAGCGGCTGGGGAAGAAGACGGTCGTCGTGCGCGATGCGCCGGGGTTCGTCACCAGCAGGCTGCTGCATCCCATGATCAATGAAGCGGTGAGGATCGTGGCCGAGGGCGTCGCGAGCGTCGAGTCCGTGGACCGGCTGATGCACGGATGCCTCGGTCACCCCACCGGTCCGCTGCGCACCGCCGATCTGATCGGGCTGGACAATCTCGCGGACGCTCTTCGGCTGCTGGCCGAGCGGACCGGGAATTCCACCTTCGAGCCCTGTGAACTTCTCCTGGAGAAGGTGCGCCGCGGCGATCTGGGGCGCAAGACGGGGCGGGGTTTCTATGACTATGGAAAGGTGCTTTCGTGA
- a CDS encoding Lrp/AsnC family transcriptional regulator, producing MEELDRQIVELLVKDGRMSYTDLGKATGLSTSAVHQRVRRLEQRGVIRGYAAVVDPEAVGLPLTAFISVKPFDPSAPDDISERLAEVPEIEACHSVAGDENYILKVRVATPLELEHLLSRIRSLAGVSTRTTVVLSTPYEARPPRI from the coding sequence GTGGAGGAGTTGGACAGACAGATCGTGGAGCTGCTCGTCAAGGACGGGCGGATGAGCTACACGGACCTGGGCAAGGCCACCGGCCTGTCCACATCGGCCGTGCACCAGCGGGTTCGCCGCCTCGAACAGCGGGGCGTGATCCGCGGCTACGCCGCCGTCGTGGACCCCGAGGCGGTCGGGCTCCCCCTCACCGCGTTCATCTCGGTCAAACCCTTCGACCCCAGCGCGCCCGACGACATCTCCGAGCGGCTCGCCGAGGTGCCCGAGATCGAGGCGTGCCACAGCGTCGCGGGCGATGAGAACTACATTCTCAAGGTGCGCGTCGCCACCCCGCTGGAGCTGGAGCACCTGCTCAGCCGGATCCGCTCACTGGCCGGGGTCTCCACCCGCACCACCGTGGTCCTCTCCACGCCCTACGAGGCGCGCCCGCCGCGCATCTGA
- a CDS encoding carboxymuconolactone decarboxylase family protein — translation MRPRIDPQDADDFAVTPAGQVYAQEIGQSLNGLLADRPPPNVHRTIANHPTLLPAMQPLMSHVAGDVLPARERELVILRTAWRSQASYVWAHHHAAGLFVGLNETEIARVASEDTADWTPFEATLLQAVDELHTKSAVSDGTWKRLAERYSEEQILELLALAGTYKTLAFILNSCLVPIDPWMERPALLPADPGQLTSGRHARPREPLTQAGSETWNQRIVLQNDTGLSQLTPSSASPELPLHEILVRYPDLLSTVNAPGSNSSLLLIRRNSTDVMPDTDGYSFSATHLFADSSGVPILVEVVEPHDTWNAHSALAKILDYAGSGARHWPVHILQRSLEYTAQLQDSTGEQLLAEMGYPIDAGSFLRTIEANLALGRLRMAIVASRFPPEFNRVIAFLGQQLHPAEVYGIELRRFSDGSHAAFIPRVVS, via the coding sequence ATGCGGCCCAGGATCGATCCGCAGGACGCGGACGACTTCGCCGTCACACCCGCGGGCCAGGTCTACGCCCAGGAGATCGGCCAGTCACTCAACGGGCTCCTCGCGGACCGGCCCCCGCCGAACGTCCACCGGACCATCGCCAACCACCCGACGCTGCTGCCCGCGATGCAGCCGCTGATGTCGCATGTGGCGGGCGACGTCCTGCCGGCCCGCGAACGCGAACTCGTCATCCTGCGGACGGCGTGGCGTTCACAGGCCTCGTACGTCTGGGCGCACCACCACGCCGCGGGGCTGTTCGTCGGGCTGAACGAGACGGAGATCGCCCGAGTCGCCTCGGAGGACACCGCCGACTGGACGCCGTTCGAAGCCACTCTGCTCCAGGCGGTCGACGAGCTCCACACCAAGTCAGCGGTGTCGGACGGCACATGGAAGCGGCTGGCCGAGCGCTACAGCGAGGAGCAGATCCTCGAACTGCTGGCCCTGGCCGGAACGTACAAGACCCTGGCGTTCATCCTGAACTCCTGTCTGGTGCCGATCGACCCCTGGATGGAGCGTCCCGCGCTGCTGCCGGCCGACCCGGGACAGCTGACCTCCGGCAGACACGCACGCCCGCGGGAGCCGCTCACGCAGGCGGGCTCCGAGACCTGGAACCAGCGGATCGTCTTGCAGAACGACACCGGACTCTCCCAGCTCACCCCGTCGTCGGCCAGCCCCGAACTGCCACTTCACGAGATCCTCGTCCGTTACCCGGACCTGCTGTCCACGGTGAACGCGCCCGGCTCCAACTCCTCGCTCCTGCTGATCCGCAGGAACTCCACGGACGTCATGCCGGACACGGACGGCTATTCCTTCAGCGCCACCCACCTCTTCGCCGATTCCTCGGGTGTCCCGATACTCGTGGAAGTGGTGGAACCACACGACACGTGGAACGCGCACAGCGCCCTCGCCAAAATCCTCGACTACGCGGGCAGCGGGGCGCGGCACTGGCCGGTCCACATACTCCAGCGGTCGCTCGAGTACACCGCCCAATTGCAGGACAGCACCGGAGAGCAGTTGCTGGCGGAGATGGGGTATCCCATCGACGCGGGTTCGTTCCTGCGTACGATCGAGGCGAATCTGGCCCTCGGCAGGCTCCGCATGGCCATTGTGGCCAGCCGATTTCCGCCCGAATTCAACCGGGTGATCGCATTCCTCGGTCAGCAGCTGCACCCCGCCGAGGTGTACGGCATCGAACTGCGCCGCTTCTCCGACGGGTCCCACGCCGCGTTCATCCCGAGGGTGGTCAGCTGA
- a CDS encoding acyl-CoA dehydrogenase family protein, which produces MPEPLAGARELVDDLVGDRAAEWDRNGLIPDDVLRTLAARGLLCAGVPETFGGLAASSAANGEFTAHVGSRCSSLRSVMTSQGMAAWTIQRLGSPQQHAQYLPKLAGGRLAAVAFSEPEAGSDLSAMTTTIEPDGDTVVVRGQKVWTTAAHYADLIVVVGRHGSGAAAVVVPVSTPGVTVRRVPRPSGCRAAGHADVHLDDVRLPATAVLGGGQPLMLLVTSALAYGRLSVAWGCVGILRACLDAARGHARVRRQFGKPLAEHQLVGRHLANLLTSEQIATRVCEHASRCWDSGSPDMVVAGVLAKQVSAVQAAQGAAAAVQVLGSAAAHEGHVVERAYRDAKLMELIEGSTEICQLILADHAVSMPAS; this is translated from the coding sequence ATGCCTGAGCCGCTCGCCGGTGCGCGCGAACTCGTCGACGATCTCGTCGGTGACCGGGCCGCGGAGTGGGACCGGAACGGTCTGATCCCCGACGACGTTCTGCGGACACTGGCCGCCCGCGGCCTGCTGTGTGCGGGAGTGCCGGAGACCTTCGGCGGACTCGCGGCGAGCAGCGCCGCGAACGGTGAGTTCACCGCCCATGTCGGCAGCCGGTGCAGTTCGCTGCGGAGCGTGATGACCTCGCAGGGCATGGCCGCGTGGACCATCCAGCGCCTGGGCAGTCCGCAACAGCACGCCCAGTACCTGCCGAAGCTCGCCGGTGGCCGGCTCGCCGCCGTCGCGTTCAGCGAACCGGAGGCGGGCAGCGATCTGTCGGCGATGACCACGACCATCGAACCGGACGGTGACACCGTCGTCGTCCGCGGACAGAAGGTCTGGACCACCGCGGCCCATTACGCCGATCTGATCGTCGTCGTCGGACGCCATGGTTCCGGGGCGGCCGCCGTCGTGGTGCCCGTGTCGACCCCGGGCGTCACCGTCCGCAGGGTCCCGCGTCCGTCCGGCTGCCGGGCGGCCGGACACGCGGATGTACACCTCGACGATGTGCGGCTGCCCGCCACCGCGGTGCTCGGCGGCGGGCAGCCGCTGATGCTCCTGGTGACCAGCGCGCTGGCGTACGGACGCCTCTCGGTCGCCTGGGGCTGCGTGGGAATCCTGCGGGCCTGTCTCGACGCCGCCCGTGGCCACGCCCGCGTCCGGCGGCAGTTCGGAAAGCCGCTCGCCGAACACCAGCTGGTCGGCCGCCACCTGGCGAATCTGCTGACCTCCGAGCAGATCGCCACCCGGGTGTGTGAACACGCCAGCCGGTGCTGGGACAGCGGCTCCCCCGACATGGTCGTCGCCGGGGTCCTGGCCAAGCAGGTGAGCGCGGTCCAGGCCGCGCAGGGCGCCGCCGCGGCCGTACAGGTCCTGGGCTCGGCCGCCGCGCACGAGGGCCATGTGGTCGAGCGCGCCTACCGCGACGCGAAGCTCATGGAGCTCATCGAGGGCAGTACCGAGATCTGCCAGCTGATCCTCGCCGACCACGCCGTGTCGATGCCGGCGTCATGA
- a CDS encoding acyl carrier protein, translating into MDQPITAEGIEQAITAFVSERVKAEVPADQDLFASGLVSSMFAMELVVHLEQEFSVQILGDDLKRDNFRTIAGMTALVGRLLGAGHTADA; encoded by the coding sequence ATGGACCAGCCGATCACCGCCGAGGGGATCGAGCAGGCGATTACGGCGTTCGTCTCGGAGCGGGTCAAGGCGGAGGTCCCTGCCGACCAGGATCTCTTCGCCTCGGGGCTGGTGTCGTCGATGTTCGCGATGGAGCTCGTCGTCCATCTGGAGCAGGAGTTCTCCGTGCAGATCCTGGGGGACGATCTGAAGCGGGACAACTTCCGCACCATTGCGGGCATGACCGCCCTGGTGGGGCGTCTGCTCGGCGCCGGGCACACCGCCGATGCCTGA
- the adh gene encoding aldehyde dehydrogenase, producing the protein MTRFASPGSEGSVVSYQPRYDHWIGGEYVPPAQGRYFENPTPVNGQPFTEIARGTAEDVERALDAAHAAAPAWGRTAPAERASVLLRIADRMEQNLEALAVAESWENGKPVRETLAADIPLAIDHFRYFAGAIRAQEGSLSELDHDTVAYHFHEPLGVVAQIIPWNFPILMATWKLAPALAAGNAVVLKPAEQTPASIHVWMNLVADLLPPGVVNIVNGFGVEAGKPLASSSRVAKVAFTGETTTGRLIMQYASENLIPVTLELGGKSPNIFFDDVSATDDDFLDKALEGFTMFALNQGEVCTCPSRALVQGGHYEAFMDAAVARTEKITQGHPLDTDTMIGAQASNDQLEKILSYLDIGRQEGARVLTGGSRAELGGELEGGYYVQPTIFEGGNHMRVFQEEIFGPVVAVARFTDLADAIGIANDTLYGLGAGVWTRDGTTAYRAGRAIQAGRVWTNCYHAYPAHAAFGGYKQSGIGRETHKMMLDHYQQTKNLLVSYSPKKLGFF; encoded by the coding sequence ATGACGCGTTTCGCAAGCCCCGGCTCCGAGGGATCGGTCGTCAGCTACCAGCCGCGCTACGACCACTGGATCGGCGGGGAGTACGTGCCGCCCGCCCAGGGCCGCTATTTCGAGAACCCGACCCCCGTCAACGGGCAGCCGTTCACGGAGATCGCCCGGGGTACCGCCGAGGACGTCGAGCGGGCCCTGGACGCCGCCCACGCGGCCGCACCCGCCTGGGGCCGCACCGCGCCCGCGGAACGCGCCTCGGTGCTGCTGCGGATCGCCGACCGGATGGAGCAGAACCTGGAGGCGCTCGCGGTCGCGGAGAGCTGGGAGAACGGCAAGCCGGTACGGGAGACGCTGGCCGCCGACATCCCGCTGGCCATCGACCACTTCCGCTATTTCGCGGGGGCGATCCGGGCCCAGGAGGGCAGTCTCTCCGAGCTCGACCACGACACGGTCGCGTACCACTTCCACGAGCCGCTGGGCGTGGTCGCCCAGATCATCCCGTGGAACTTCCCCATCCTGATGGCCACCTGGAAGCTCGCCCCGGCGCTGGCCGCGGGCAACGCGGTGGTCCTGAAACCGGCCGAGCAGACGCCCGCCTCGATCCACGTCTGGATGAACCTGGTGGCCGATCTGCTGCCCCCGGGTGTGGTCAACATCGTCAACGGCTTCGGCGTGGAGGCCGGGAAGCCGCTGGCGTCCAGCTCCCGGGTGGCCAAGGTCGCCTTCACCGGGGAGACCACGACCGGCCGGCTGATCATGCAGTACGCGAGCGAGAACCTGATCCCGGTCACCCTGGAGCTCGGCGGCAAGAGCCCGAACATCTTCTTCGACGACGTCTCGGCCACCGACGACGACTTCCTGGACAAGGCGCTGGAAGGCTTCACCATGTTCGCCCTCAACCAGGGCGAGGTGTGCACCTGCCCCTCGCGGGCGCTGGTCCAGGGCGGCCACTACGAGGCGTTCATGGACGCGGCCGTGGCCCGTACGGAGAAGATCACGCAGGGGCATCCGCTGGACACCGACACCATGATCGGCGCTCAGGCCTCCAACGACCAGCTCGAGAAGATCCTTTCGTACCTGGACATCGGCCGGCAGGAGGGCGCCCGCGTCCTCACCGGCGGCAGCCGCGCCGAACTCGGCGGTGAGCTGGAGGGCGGCTACTACGTCCAGCCCACGATCTTCGAGGGCGGCAACCACATGCGGGTCTTCCAGGAGGAGATCTTCGGGCCGGTGGTGGCGGTGGCCCGGTTCACCGACCTCGCCGACGCGATCGGGATCGCCAACGACACGCTCTACGGGCTGGGCGCGGGCGTGTGGACCCGGGACGGCACGACCGCGTACCGCGCCGGACGCGCCATCCAGGCGGGCCGGGTGTGGACCAACTGCTACCACGCCTATCCGGCGCACGCCGCCTTCGGCGGCTACAAGCAGTCCGGGATCGGCCGCGAGACCCACAAGATGATGCTGGACCACTACCAGCAGACGAAGAACCTGCTGGTGTCGTACTCGCCGAAGAAGCTGGGTTTCTTCTAG